In the genome of Rhodoplanes sp. Z2-YC6860, one region contains:
- a CDS encoding DNA-3-methyladenine glycosylase I — MAGALLHTDGLHRCPWPGKDDAFYVAYHDDEWGVPEYDDRALYEKLMLDGFQAGLSWITILRKRENFRKAFDGFEPAKIARYDARKKAKLMEDAGIVRNKLKIEGAVLSARAYLDAMEKGPGFSALLWDYLDGKPQVNKFRDTKDVPAETELSRTISKDLAKRGFKFVGPTIVYAFMQAVGMVNDHLVKCHCHELVGKMKKRK; from the coding sequence ATGGCCGGAGCATTGCTGCACACCGATGGACTGCATCGCTGCCCCTGGCCCGGCAAGGACGATGCGTTTTACGTCGCCTATCACGACGACGAATGGGGCGTGCCGGAATACGACGACCGCGCGCTCTACGAGAAGCTGATGCTTGACGGCTTTCAGGCCGGCCTCTCCTGGATCACCATCCTGCGCAAGCGAGAAAACTTCCGGAAGGCCTTCGACGGCTTCGAGCCGGCGAAGATCGCGCGCTACGACGCACGCAAGAAGGCCAAGCTGATGGAGGACGCCGGCATCGTCCGCAACAAGCTCAAGATCGAGGGCGCGGTGCTGTCGGCACGGGCTTATCTCGATGCGATGGAAAAAGGCCCGGGCTTCTCGGCGCTGCTGTGGGACTATCTCGACGGCAAGCCGCAGGTGAACAAATTCCGCGACACCAAAGACGTGCCGGCCGAGACCGAGCTGTCACGGACGATTTCCAAGGACCTCGCCAAGCGAGGCTTCAAGTTCGTCGGCCCGACCATTGTCTATGCGTTCATGCAGGCGGTCGGCATGGTCAACGACCACCTGGTGAAGTGTCATTGTCACGAATTGGTCGGGAAGATGAAGAAGCGGAAGTAG
- the ygfZ gene encoding CAF17-like 4Fe-4S cluster assembly/insertion protein YgfZ: MKAALLPDRGVVKVTGDDARTFLNGMLTTDVTKVTPEQARFGALLTPQGKIIVDCIVAEAPADDGGGFFLDCPKALAFDFVKKLNFYKLRAKVICEDLSEVLGVMAVWDGQNDTKRADTDYGLVYTDPRLPGLGQRIMLPPHLDKEAAAELGAELVDGLDYEEHRISLGVPRGGADFIYGDAFPHETDMDQLSGVDFDKGCYVGQEVVSRMEHRGSARTRIVPVDVDGAFAPEAGLPVMAGDKQIGTTGAGWGNMALAMLRLDRLADAQAAGTTLVAGGIALEPRKPDWATFDWPGEKV, translated from the coding sequence ATGAAAGCGGCACTTCTCCCCGACCGCGGCGTGGTCAAGGTGACCGGTGACGACGCCCGAACCTTCCTCAACGGGATGCTCACCACCGATGTCACCAAGGTCACGCCGGAGCAGGCGCGCTTTGGCGCGCTGCTGACGCCGCAGGGCAAGATCATCGTCGATTGCATCGTGGCCGAGGCGCCGGCCGACGACGGCGGCGGCTTCTTCCTCGACTGTCCGAAAGCGCTGGCGTTCGACTTCGTCAAGAAGCTCAACTTCTACAAGCTGCGCGCCAAGGTCATCTGCGAGGATCTGTCGGAGGTGCTCGGCGTCATGGCGGTGTGGGACGGCCAAAACGACACCAAGAGAGCCGACACCGACTACGGCCTGGTCTACACGGACCCGCGGCTCCCCGGACTCGGCCAACGCATCATGCTGCCGCCGCATCTCGACAAAGAAGCTGCGGCCGAGCTCGGCGCCGAGCTCGTCGACGGGCTCGACTACGAGGAGCATCGCATCTCGCTCGGCGTGCCGCGCGGCGGCGCCGACTTCATCTATGGCGACGCCTTTCCGCACGAGACCGACATGGATCAGCTCTCCGGTGTCGACTTCGACAAGGGCTGTTACGTCGGCCAGGAGGTGGTGTCGCGCATGGAGCATCGTGGCTCAGCCCGCACGCGGATCGTGCCGGTCGACGTGGATGGCGCGTTCGCCCCGGAGGCCGGCCTGCCCGTAATGGCAGGCGACAAACAGATCGGCACCACGGGTGCCGGCTGGGGCAACATGGCGCTCGCAATGCTGCGGCTCGACCGCCTCGCCGACGCGCAGGCGGCGGGCACGACGCTCGTCGCCGGCGGCATCGCGCTCGAGCCGCGCAAGCCGGACTGGGCCACGTTCGATTGGCCGGGGGAGAAGGTCTGA
- a CDS encoding Bug family tripartite tricarboxylate transporter substrate binding protein, which translates to MTGARSRPQASNRTAMLLVLGLAALGTTASPAAAQDWPGSKPIKFIVPFPAGGGTDILSRVIAQRLTETRKWSIFVENVGGAGGNIGANAAAKSPHDGYTMVMGQTSNLVINPALYSKLPYDPQKEFAPVVLVAELPVVLLVRSGSPLKSLQDLIGAAKAKPGEITFATPGKGTVSHLAGELIKQTSKIDLQHVPYRGASQAAIDTISGQTQVLIGSLASVIAQIRSGDLRALAVTSARRSEALPDVPTVAEQGLPNFVATTWYGVLVPAGTPRPIVNTLNAAINAELGTPSVREKIALEGGVAIGGTPEHFADVIKADSGKWAEVVRVSGAKVD; encoded by the coding sequence ATGACCGGTGCACGCTCGCGCCCCCAGGCCTCGAACCGCACTGCGATGCTTCTCGTGCTCGGGCTTGCCGCGCTCGGCACCACGGCATCGCCCGCGGCCGCGCAGGACTGGCCGGGTTCGAAACCGATCAAATTCATCGTGCCGTTCCCGGCCGGCGGCGGGACCGACATCCTGTCGCGCGTCATCGCGCAGCGCCTGACCGAGACGCGCAAGTGGTCGATCTTCGTCGAGAATGTGGGCGGGGCCGGCGGCAACATCGGCGCCAATGCGGCGGCGAAGTCGCCGCACGACGGCTACACCATGGTGATGGGGCAGACCTCCAATCTCGTGATCAATCCGGCGCTCTATTCAAAGCTGCCCTACGACCCGCAGAAGGAGTTCGCGCCGGTGGTCCTCGTCGCCGAGCTTCCGGTGGTTCTGCTGGTGCGCTCCGGCAGTCCGTTGAAGTCGCTGCAGGACCTGATCGGCGCCGCGAAGGCGAAGCCCGGCGAGATCACCTTTGCGACGCCCGGAAAAGGCACGGTGTCACACCTCGCCGGCGAGCTGATCAAGCAGACCTCAAAGATCGACCTGCAGCACGTGCCCTACCGAGGCGCATCGCAGGCGGCGATCGACACGATCTCGGGCCAGACGCAGGTCCTGATCGGATCGCTCGCCTCGGTCATCGCGCAGATCAGGAGCGGCGATCTCAGGGCGCTCGCCGTCACCAGCGCCAGGCGCAGCGAGGCGCTGCCGGATGTGCCGACCGTCGCCGAGCAGGGACTGCCGAACTTCGTCGCCACAACGTGGTACGGCGTGCTGGTTCCTGCGGGAACCCCGCGCCCGATCGTCAACACGCTCAACGCCGCGATCAACGCCGAGCTTGGCACGCCAAGCGTCCGCGAGAAGATCGCGCTTGAAGGCGGCGTGGCGATCGGCGGCACACCGGAGCACTTCGCCGACGTGATCAAGGCCGACTCCGGAAAATGGGCCGAGGTGGTCCGCGTGTCGGGAGCGAAAGTCGACTGA
- a CDS encoding HD family hydrolase translates to MLSGRRLDLLDPSPLDVEIEDIAHGLARVARWNGQTEGAHIFSVAQHTLLVDTVARARWPSLDRNARLAVLLHDAPEYVIGDMISPFKAVIGGAYKVVEARLLAAIHLRFGLPPTHGDEVLRIIKTADRGAAFLEATRLAGFSAAEARRFFGVPPQLSPAVERDYLTPWPAETAEKRFLERFRSVNRN, encoded by the coding sequence ATGCTGTCCGGCCGTAGGCTCGATCTCCTCGACCCCTCGCCGCTCGACGTCGAGATCGAGGACATCGCCCATGGTCTTGCCCGCGTGGCGCGCTGGAACGGCCAGACCGAGGGCGCGCATATCTTCTCGGTCGCGCAGCACACGCTGCTCGTGGACACCGTGGCGCGGGCGCGTTGGCCGAGCCTCGATCGCAATGCGCGGCTCGCGGTGCTGCTTCACGACGCACCCGAATACGTGATCGGCGACATGATCTCGCCGTTCAAGGCGGTGATCGGCGGCGCCTACAAGGTCGTCGAGGCGCGGCTTCTGGCCGCGATCCATCTGCGCTTCGGCCTGCCGCCGACGCACGGTGATGAGGTGTTGCGCATCATCAAGACCGCCGACCGCGGCGCGGCGTTCCTCGAGGCCACACGGCTCGCGGGCTTCAGCGCCGCCGAGGCGCGGCGCTTCTTCGGGGTGCCGCCGCAGCTCTCGCCCGCGGTCGAGCGCGACTACCTGACGCCCTGGCCCGCAGAGACCGCGGAAAAACGCTTTCTGGAGCGCTTCCGCTCGGTGAACCGGAATTGA
- a CDS encoding CaiB/BaiF CoA transferase family protein has translation MTATLPLTGLKVVEFSHMIMGPSAGLILADLGADVIKVEPVGEGDNTRRLAGTGAGFFPTFNRNKRSLAIDLKSPKGMALVKKLVARTDIVTENFRPGALDKMGLGYDQLSKDNPRLIYCSFKGFLKGPYEQRAALDEVVQMMGGLAYMTGPPGRPLRAGASVNDIMGGMFGVIAILAALQEREHTGKGQLVKSALFENNMFLVAQHMMQFAVTGKPAAPMPERLSAWAVYDVFDTADGPQVFVGVVTDTQWRTFCEAFALADLANDPALATNPQRVNARERFMPILRAMFARMPRAEILDRCEKVGLPHAPIARPQDMFDDPHLNAPDAMIEVTLADGRKTSTPALPMELDGRRLGLRLDIPHAGEHGRQIAAELGLSDSEFDALVSEGVLSVDDTIKEPA, from the coding sequence TTGACCGCAACGCTTCCCCTCACAGGCCTCAAGGTCGTCGAGTTCTCGCACATGATCATGGGCCCGAGCGCGGGCCTGATCCTGGCAGACCTCGGCGCCGACGTGATCAAGGTCGAGCCGGTCGGAGAAGGCGACAATACGCGTCGCCTCGCCGGCACCGGCGCAGGCTTCTTTCCGACGTTCAACCGCAACAAGCGCAGCCTCGCCATCGACCTCAAATCGCCGAAGGGCATGGCGCTGGTGAAGAAGCTCGTCGCGCGCACCGACATCGTCACCGAGAACTTCCGCCCGGGCGCGCTCGACAAGATGGGTCTCGGCTACGATCAGCTGTCGAAGGACAACCCGCGCCTGATCTATTGCTCCTTCAAGGGCTTCCTCAAAGGCCCCTACGAGCAGCGCGCGGCGCTCGACGAAGTGGTGCAGATGATGGGCGGCCTCGCCTACATGACCGGCCCGCCGGGCCGGCCGCTCCGCGCCGGCGCCTCGGTCAACGACATCATGGGCGGCATGTTCGGCGTGATCGCGATCCTCGCCGCACTCCAGGAGCGGGAGCACACCGGCAAGGGCCAGCTCGTGAAAAGCGCGCTGTTCGAGAACAACATGTTCCTGGTGGCCCAGCACATGATGCAGTTTGCCGTCACCGGCAAGCCCGCCGCCCCGATGCCGGAGCGCCTGTCGGCCTGGGCCGTCTATGACGTGTTCGATACGGCGGACGGCCCCCAGGTGTTCGTCGGCGTCGTGACCGATACGCAGTGGCGGACGTTCTGCGAAGCGTTTGCGCTGGCCGATCTGGCCAACGATCCCGCGCTTGCGACCAACCCGCAGCGGGTCAACGCGCGCGAACGGTTCATGCCGATATTGCGCGCGATGTTTGCGCGGATGCCGCGCGCCGAAATCCTTGACCGCTGCGAAAAGGTGGGCCTGCCGCACGCGCCGATCGCACGGCCGCAGGACATGTTCGACGATCCGCATCTGAACGCGCCGGACGCAATGATCGAGGTCACGCTTGCGGACGGCCGCAAGACCAGCACGCCGGCGCTGCCGATGGAGCTCGACGGCCGGCGGCTCGGGCTTCGCCTCGACATTCCGCATGCCGGCGAGCACGGCCGGCAGATCGCGGCGGAGCTCGGACTCTCGGACTCGGAGTTCGATGCACTGGTGTCGGAAGGTGTTCTCAGCGTGGACGACACGATCAAAGAGCCGGCGTAA
- a CDS encoding Bug family tripartite tricarboxylate transporter substrate binding protein, which translates to MELTKRRFLAGSLSSLAASSAFGQSFPSKTITIVVPFAPGGTTDILARVVGQELSNRLGTTVVENKTGGAGVVGWVSVAKGQPDGHTVLTTEMSLAIAPSLNPNLPFDPRKDLTQVIIAASVPHVLVVNPQVPAKTLQEFIAYSKANPGKLFYGSGGIGTNTHLGFELLKSQTGVDVGHVPYRGAGAVVKDVIAGHVQALVGAVPTVLEYVRSGQLRPLMLTALERSKVLPDVPSAKDVGLPQMDVSFWVGFAVPAATPAPIVERLHAAILGCVKAPAVSAKFVELGFDPVGNSVAEAGDFMRSEIDRWAGVIKSANIKAN; encoded by the coding sequence ATGGAACTGACGAAACGCCGGTTTTTGGCCGGAAGCCTCAGCTCGCTCGCGGCGTCCAGTGCCTTTGGCCAAAGCTTCCCGTCGAAAACGATCACCATCGTGGTTCCCTTCGCGCCGGGCGGCACCACCGACATTCTCGCGCGCGTCGTCGGCCAGGAGCTCAGCAACCGGCTCGGCACCACGGTGGTCGAGAACAAGACCGGCGGCGCCGGCGTGGTCGGCTGGGTCTCCGTCGCCAAGGGCCAGCCGGATGGGCACACGGTGCTGACAACCGAGATGTCGCTCGCGATCGCGCCGAGCCTCAATCCGAACCTGCCGTTCGATCCGCGCAAGGACCTCACCCAGGTCATCATCGCGGCTTCGGTGCCGCATGTTCTCGTGGTCAACCCGCAGGTGCCGGCGAAGACCCTTCAGGAGTTCATCGCCTACAGCAAAGCCAATCCCGGAAAGCTGTTCTACGGCTCGGGCGGCATCGGCACGAACACCCATCTCGGCTTCGAGCTTCTGAAGAGCCAGACCGGCGTTGACGTCGGCCACGTCCCCTATCGCGGCGCCGGCGCCGTGGTGAAGGACGTCATCGCCGGCCACGTGCAGGCGCTGGTCGGCGCGGTCCCGACCGTTCTCGAGTACGTCCGCAGCGGCCAGTTGCGCCCGCTGATGCTGACGGCGCTCGAACGCTCGAAGGTGCTGCCCGACGTGCCGAGCGCCAAGGACGTCGGCCTGCCGCAGATGGATGTGAGCTTCTGGGTCGGGTTTGCGGTTCCTGCCGCGACACCCGCGCCGATCGTCGAGCGCCTGCACGCCGCCATTCTCGGCTGCGTCAAGGCGCCGGCCGTCAGCGCAAAATTCGTTGAGCTCGGCTTCGACCCGGTCGGCAACAGCGTCGCCGAGGCGGGCGATTTCATGCGCAGCGAGATCGATCGCTGGGCCGGCGTGATCAAGTCGGCCAACATCAAAGCGAATTGA
- a CDS encoding NUDIX hydrolase, producing MAEAHLTPIEVGLTAAIVAVEDDEPRILVAADPKSDKHERDIRAGLPFGPFDPLSHRTFEIGLHAWVAAQTALNTGYVEQLYTFGDRGRHAHPGDTGPHMISVGYLALTRMSDNAAALRQAGASFEPWYRFFPWEDWRETKPAILDEVLPLLDHWAKSGKPEPQRPLSRKERLRHCFGVGGSPWDEEKVLDRYELLYEAGLVEEARRDGREAAIPRNKIPKLGEPMRFDHRRIVATAIARLRAKLKYRPVVFELLPDEFTLTELQRTVEAISGRHLHKQNFRRLVETAALVEPTGETSTTTGGRPAALFRFRREVVQERPAPGLRFGGRS from the coding sequence ATGGCTGAGGCGCACCTTACGCCGATCGAAGTCGGTCTCACCGCGGCGATCGTTGCGGTGGAAGACGACGAGCCGCGCATTCTGGTTGCTGCCGATCCCAAGAGCGACAAGCACGAGCGCGACATACGCGCCGGCCTGCCTTTCGGACCGTTCGATCCGCTGTCGCATCGCACCTTCGAGATCGGGCTGCATGCCTGGGTCGCGGCGCAGACCGCCCTCAACACCGGCTATGTCGAGCAGCTCTACACGTTCGGCGATCGCGGCCGCCATGCCCATCCCGGCGACACCGGGCCCCATATGATCTCGGTCGGCTATCTCGCGCTGACGCGGATGTCCGACAACGCCGCAGCGCTGCGCCAGGCCGGCGCGAGCTTCGAGCCGTGGTACCGGTTCTTTCCTTGGGAAGATTGGCGCGAGACCAAGCCCGCCATTCTCGACGAGGTGCTGCCGTTGCTCGACCACTGGGCGAAAAGCGGCAAGCCCGAGCCGCAGCGGCCGCTCAGCCGCAAGGAACGACTGCGGCACTGCTTCGGCGTCGGCGGCTCGCCCTGGGACGAAGAGAAGGTGCTCGACCGCTACGAACTCCTCTACGAAGCGGGCCTTGTCGAAGAGGCGCGGCGCGACGGCCGCGAGGCTGCCATTCCACGGAACAAAATTCCCAAGCTCGGCGAGCCGATGCGCTTCGACCATCGCCGCATCGTCGCGACCGCGATCGCGCGGCTGCGCGCCAAGCTCAAATATCGCCCGGTGGTGTTCGAGCTTCTGCCGGACGAGTTCACGCTGACCGAATTGCAGCGCACCGTCGAAGCCATTTCCGGCCGGCATCTGCACAAGCAGAACTTCCGCCGGCTGGTCGAGACCGCGGCCCTGGTCGAGCCCACGGGAGAGACCTCGACCACGACCGGCGGCCGGCCGGCGGCGCTGTTCCGGTTTCGCCGCGAGGTGGTGCAGGAGCGCCCCGCCCCGGGCCTCAGATTCGGCGGCCGGTCGTAA
- a CDS encoding dihydroorotase has protein sequence MAGGFDLILKGGTVVNQDGEGVRDLAISGGRIAAIGDVGASAAEVIDCRGLHILPGVIDSHVHFREPGLTHKEDLETGSRGAVLGGVTAVFEMPNTDPTTTSAQALAAKVASGHHRMHCDFAFYVGATRENTHELGELERLPGACGVKVFMGSSTGSLLIEDDDGVRNVLKAIRRRAAFHSEDEYRLRERMPLRVEGDPSSHPVWRDATAALMCTQRLVRLARETGKRVHVLHVTTKEEAAYLAEHKDVASCEATPSHLTLAAPDCYQRLGTLAQLNPPIRDASHRDGIWRGLAQGVIDTIGSDHSPHTREEKAHPYPKTHSGMTGVQTLVPVMLDHVNAGRLSLARFVDLTSAGPARVYGIARKGRIAAGYDADLTVVDLKRREPITDRWIASRVGWTPYNNTSVTGWPVGTFVRGYKVMWQGELMQPSIGEAVVFGEALTPQS, from the coding sequence ATGGCAGGCGGGTTCGATCTCATTCTCAAAGGCGGCACGGTCGTCAATCAGGATGGCGAGGGGGTGCGAGATCTTGCCATTTCGGGCGGCCGGATCGCCGCGATCGGCGACGTCGGCGCGTCAGCGGCCGAGGTGATCGACTGCCGCGGTCTGCACATTCTGCCCGGTGTGATCGACAGCCATGTGCATTTCCGTGAGCCCGGCCTGACCCACAAGGAGGACCTGGAAACCGGCTCGCGCGGCGCGGTGCTGGGCGGCGTCACCGCGGTGTTCGAGATGCCCAACACCGATCCGACCACGACCAGCGCGCAAGCGCTCGCCGCCAAGGTGGCAAGCGGGCACCACCGCATGCATTGCGACTTCGCGTTCTATGTCGGCGCCACCCGCGAGAACACCCACGAGCTTGGCGAGCTCGAGCGGCTCCCCGGAGCCTGCGGCGTCAAGGTGTTCATGGGCTCGTCGACCGGCTCGCTGCTCATCGAAGACGATGACGGCGTGCGCAATGTGCTGAAGGCGATCCGCCGCCGCGCCGCGTTCCATTCCGAGGACGAGTACCGGCTGCGCGAGCGCATGCCTCTTCGGGTCGAAGGCGATCCGTCTTCGCACCCAGTGTGGCGCGATGCCACCGCGGCGCTGATGTGCACGCAGCGGCTTGTCCGGCTGGCACGAGAGACCGGCAAGCGCGTGCATGTGCTGCATGTCACAACGAAGGAGGAGGCGGCGTACCTCGCCGAGCACAAGGATGTGGCGTCCTGCGAAGCGACCCCTTCGCATCTGACGCTGGCCGCGCCCGACTGCTACCAGCGGCTCGGCACGCTCGCGCAACTCAATCCACCGATCCGCGATGCTTCGCATCGCGACGGCATCTGGCGCGGCCTCGCCCAAGGCGTGATCGACACCATCGGTTCGGATCATTCGCCGCACACCCGCGAAGAGAAGGCGCATCCCTATCCCAAGACTCACTCGGGCATGACCGGCGTGCAGACACTGGTTCCGGTGATGCTCGACCACGTCAATGCAGGGAGGCTGTCGCTCGCCCGCTTCGTCGATCTCACCAGCGCCGGTCCCGCCCGGGTCTACGGCATCGCCCGCAAGGGCCGGATCGCTGCGGGTTATGACGCCGATCTGACGGTGGTCGATCTCAAGCGCCGCGAGCCCATCACCGATCGTTGGATCGCCTCCCGCGTGGGGTGGACCCCTTACAATAATACCAGCGTGACGGGCTGGCCGGTCGGAACCTTCGTCCGGGGCTACAAGGTCATGTGGCAGGGCGAGCTCATGCAACCGTCGATTGGTGAGGCGGTGGTGTTTGGAGAAGCTCTGACTCCGCAGAGTTAG
- a CDS encoding response regulator: MTDEFVSLKLMIVSEDAAERELIRRGVSDASIPVDISEVKAARDETTACRLLAQAEHDVVLFDERMPSGRQHALLEAVRATPGHPLAVMLGQGDAADRCDALIAKPIDHPQVSEVIGDCIAVRLPKRVLIVDDSAAVRSVIQKVLNGSRFRIHADEADGYAVAVEKFKARRFDVVILDCDMSGKDGFETLAELRKVRGDAKILMTAETHDTAMEKRARSNGAGDFLTKPFFAKDVDVAFSRLLGLRQIRWR; this comes from the coding sequence ATGACTGACGAGTTTGTCTCCCTCAAGCTGATGATCGTGTCGGAGGACGCGGCGGAGCGTGAGCTCATCCGGCGCGGCGTCTCCGACGCTTCCATTCCGGTCGACATCTCCGAGGTCAAAGCTGCCCGTGACGAGACGACCGCCTGCCGCCTTCTGGCTCAGGCGGAGCATGACGTGGTGCTGTTCGACGAGCGGATGCCTTCCGGCCGTCAGCATGCGCTGCTTGAAGCGGTGCGGGCGACGCCAGGCCATCCGCTGGCCGTCATGCTGGGGCAGGGAGACGCCGCCGATCGTTGTGACGCCTTGATCGCCAAGCCAATCGACCATCCGCAGGTTTCGGAGGTGATCGGCGATTGCATCGCAGTGCGTCTGCCGAAGCGTGTGTTGATCGTCGACGACTCCGCCGCCGTGCGCAGCGTGATCCAGAAGGTTCTGAACGGCAGCCGGTTCCGCATTCACGCCGACGAGGCCGACGGCTATGCGGTCGCGGTCGAAAAGTTCAAAGCGCGCCGGTTCGACGTGGTGATCCTCGATTGCGACATGTCCGGCAAGGATGGCTTCGAAACGCTCGCGGAACTCAGGAAGGTCCGCGGGGACGCCAAGATCCTGATGACTGCCGAGACGCACGACACCGCCATGGAAAAGCGCGCCCGCAGCAATGGCGCCGGCGATTTCCTCACCAAGCCGTTTTTTGCCAAGGACGTCGATGTGGCGTTCAGCAGGCTGCTGGGGCTTAGGCAGATCCGCTGGCGCTGA
- a CDS encoding dimethylarginine dimethylaminohydrolase family protein produces the protein MNIRATLADKPRPRYLMCNPQHFAVTYSINPWMDPKAWAATGQVLHAKAQQQWDGLHRALIRHGANVDVLVPASGLPDLVFTANAAVVLDGKALLARFRHPERRREEPIYAEGFHALRARGLIDQVIAMPDDVVLEGAGDCLWDARRGLFWMGAGFRSDKRAAGVVDDVFGVACVPLDLADPSFYHLDTALCPLPCGGVIYHPGAFTEEARAAIELRVAPADRIALDIADAELFAANAVCLDRVIVMSSCSAALRETLEQRGYTVVTTLLDAFLRSGGSACCLTLRLDRNSRATAQDAVTGTWATQRQ, from the coding sequence ATGAACATCCGCGCAACGCTTGCCGACAAGCCTCGGCCCCGTTACCTGATGTGCAATCCGCAGCATTTCGCGGTCACCTACAGCATCAATCCCTGGATGGATCCCAAGGCCTGGGCGGCCACGGGCCAAGTGCTGCACGCCAAGGCGCAGCAGCAATGGGATGGGCTGCACCGCGCCCTGATCCGCCACGGCGCGAACGTCGACGTGCTGGTGCCTGCGTCGGGTCTTCCCGATCTCGTCTTCACCGCGAACGCCGCCGTGGTGCTCGATGGCAAGGCGTTGCTCGCACGCTTCCGTCACCCCGAGCGCCGTCGCGAGGAGCCGATCTATGCCGAGGGTTTCCATGCGCTGAGGGCGCGCGGCCTCATCGACCAGGTGATCGCGATGCCCGATGACGTGGTGCTGGAAGGCGCCGGCGATTGCCTGTGGGATGCCCGGCGTGGGTTGTTCTGGATGGGCGCGGGATTCCGCTCCGACAAGAGAGCAGCCGGCGTGGTCGACGATGTCTTCGGCGTCGCCTGCGTGCCGCTCGATCTCGCCGATCCGAGCTTCTATCACCTCGACACCGCGCTCTGCCCGCTGCCTTGTGGCGGCGTCATCTATCACCCGGGCGCGTTCACCGAGGAAGCGCGCGCCGCCATCGAGCTCCGCGTCGCGCCGGCCGACCGGATCGCGCTCGATATCGCCGACGCCGAACTGTTTGCCGCCAACGCCGTGTGCCTCGATCGCGTGATCGTGATGTCGAGCTGCAGCGCGGCGCTCCGCGAGACTCTGGAGCAGCGCGGCTATACGGTCGTGACGACGTTGCTCGACGCCTTCCTGCGCAGCGGCGGCTCGGCCTGCTGTCTGACGCTGCGGCTCGACCGCAACTCGCGGGCAACGGCGCAAGACGCCGTGACCGGGACTTGGGCGACGCAACGACAGTAG
- a CDS encoding tyrosine phosphatase family protein, with protein MIHVCSLARLHDTVTETGASHIVTLLRLIDRVQRPARVAEADHLVLGMDDITTAMDGYIHPAEEHVHDLIRFAQRWDRRAPLVVHCYAGISRSTAGAFISACALNPNRDEASIARAIRDSSATAMPNTMLVGHADRILGRKGRMIAAVEALGPGKPALEGEPFRLDLE; from the coding sequence ATGATCCACGTCTGCTCCCTCGCCCGTCTGCACGACACCGTGACCGAGACCGGCGCGAGCCATATTGTGACGCTGCTGCGGCTGATCGACCGCGTGCAACGGCCGGCCCGTGTCGCCGAGGCCGACCACCTGGTTCTCGGCATGGACGACATCACCACGGCCATGGACGGCTATATCCATCCGGCCGAAGAGCACGTCCACGATCTCATCCGGTTCGCGCAGCGCTGGGACCGCCGTGCGCCGCTGGTGGTGCACTGCTATGCCGGCATCAGCCGCTCGACCGCGGGCGCGTTCATCTCGGCCTGCGCGCTGAACCCCAACCGCGACGAAGCCTCGATCGCCCGCGCGATCCGCGATTCGTCTGCCACCGCCATGCCGAACACCATGCTGGTCGGGCACGCCGACCGCATCCTTGGCCGCAAAGGCCGGATGATCGCGGCCGTCGAGGCACTGGGCCCGGGAAAGCCTGCGCTCGAAGGCGAACCCTTCCGGCTCGATCTCGAATGA